Genomic window (Fusobacterium perfoetens):
AAATCATAGAACATTATTTCATCTATATTTTCAGCTCTAAGCTTTTTCAAAGCCTCTGTTTCATGGAATTTCAAATCCTTATCTTCCCAATCATACCACTCTTTATTTTGATTTTTATCTCTAATTGTCATATAAAGCGAGAAATCATATAGCCAATATCTGTTTTCCTTTGCAAATTTTAAAATATTTTTTCTATACTCATCATCAATTCTTCCATAAGCTTTTCTAAAAAGTTCTATTCTTGTTTTGTTAAGCCATTCAAAATCCACTACATATGGATCACTTACCATATTAGCTTCAAGCTCCTCAAGAGTTAAAAGTCCTTTTTTATAAAGTGTTTCCAAATCTATAAACATAGGGTTTCCGGCAAAGGCAGAGAAACTTTTATATGGAGAGTTGCAAGAATCCACTGTCCCAAAAGGTAGAGTTTGCCAATATTTTACCCCCATACTTCTCAAAAATTCTGAAAATTTTACTGTTTCTTCTCCAAAGCTCCCAATCCCATATTTATTTGGCAAAGATGAAATGTGCAAAAGCACTCCACTAGAACGTTCCATAATATCCCCCTCTCTATTTTGTGCTATTTTTATAAATATTTCATTTTATTTTAATCTATTTTTAAAATATAATTTATGTTTGTTGCCCCTATTATAGCACGATTTTATTATTTTTTCATTTTTTTCTTCTGAATTTTAAACTGTATTTTCCTTTGAAAACTAAAGGTTTTTTTAGATTTTTCTCTTTTTATGAAAAAAATACTTGCAAAATTCTGTAAAATTTAGTATACTATCTCTTGTAGGTCGCATAGCTCAGTTGGGAGAGCACCTGCCTTACAAGCAGGGGGTCACAGGTTCAAGTCCTGTTGTGACCACCATTAAGTGGGGGTGTAGCTCAGTTGGTTAGAGCACTAGCCTGTCACGTTAGGGGTCGCGAGTTCGAGTCTCGTCACTCCCGCCATTTAGAATGGCCAGATAGCTCAGTCGGTAGAGCAGGGGACTGAAAATCCCCGTGTCGGTGGTTCGATTCCGCCTCTGGCCACCATTCAATTTTATAGAAGGCGATGTCGCCAAGTGGTAAGGCAGAGGTCTGCAAAATCTCCACCACCAGTTCGAATCTGGTCGTCGCCTCCAATTCGATAATTTAACTGTCTTTTATAAGACAGTTTTTTTATATATACTCTCTTTTATGGATATTTATATTTTCGGAGGAAATTTATGAAAAAAATCAGGGTCACTGTTCCAGAAGATATTTGGCGTATGATGAAAAATGATATAGAAGACTTTAAAATAAATAACAACAAACTTTGCAACTATATCTTAGAACAACTTAAGTATAAAAAAGAAATAGACATTGAAAAAGAGCTAGAAAGTCAAGGAAGACCTTTAAAAAAGATTATCCAATTTGATCTTAACGTTGCCAACCGTGAGATTTATTATGATGTCCTAAAAGATAATGGAGTAGATGTAGAAGCTGAGTTTTTTAGAGAACTTTTTGAGAGATACTGCTCAAAGTTTAAATATATAAGAGAGCTTTTTATATTCCAAGACACAGTTAGAAAAATCCTAGACGCTATAAAAGAAAAGAAAAAATTAAAATTAAAATATGGTACTAAACTTACTACTGTTGAGCCTTATTTTATAAAAAGGGACGAACAGGGAGATGAGAACTATCTTTTCTGTTACTGTGATACTGAAAAAACTTATTATAACTACAAATTAAAAGATTTAGAGGTTATATCTATCTTAGAAGAAAAGATAAAAGGTAAGGATAAAAAATACATAGATAATGTTAGAAAACGTTTTGACCCATTTTTAGGTAATGGAAACTTTGTAAAAGTAAGACTATCTGAAGAGGGGCAAAAACTTTTAAAAGGGCTTACTAACTACCGTCCAAGACTTGTGGAAAAAGATGAGGATATATATATATTTGAGGCATCTAATGAAAATGCTAAACTTTATTTTAGACAATTTTCAAAAGAGGCTATTATATTAGAGCCTGTGGAACTTCGTGAGGAGATGAAACAAGATTTCTTAGAGGCTTTAAAAAATTATTAATAAAAAGTAATAAACAATCTTTACACCCTGATACATACAATCTACGTATCAGGATTTTTTTAACAAAAAACCTGACTTACACATTATGTAAATCAGGTTATTTTTTTAATATCTGTTATAGCTTACAACCTCATCAAAATCTTTACGGATTTTTTTACGAGGTTCTGTCTTAGCTTTTGGATACCCAACTGTTATTATAAGTCTTACAACTACATCACTAGGGATTCCTAAAGATTTTTTTATTCTTTCTTGATTCATTGAACCTATCATACAAGTTCCAAGTCCCATAGCTGTCGCTTCATAACAAAGAGCCATACTTGCCATACCTATATCCATTTGAGCAAAGTGTTGAGAACCATAATGTTCTGCCACTCCTGGCATTAATTTTGCCTTTTCCTCACAGATAACTATAAATGCAGGTACTTTATCTCCCCAAGGACAACCATTTATATTTTCATCTTGAAAAGAATCTATTACTTTTTGACGAGCATCTTCCTCATCTATTATGATAAATTTCCAAGGTTGTGAATTGCACCCACTTGGTGAAAATCTTGCTACATCTACAAGATGAGTTAAATCTTCCCTTGATACTCTCTTTTCACTATACACACGACAGCTTTCACGAATCATCTGTAATTCTTCAAATTTCATAGTATCCCTCCTATTTCTTATATTCTGGAGCTATCTCCTCTATAAATTTTTCAAAAATATCTGCTGAAAGCTCAACAGTTTTAAAACATCTTTCTTCCTCTGTCTTATATCTCTCTTTTAGTATAGCACATTCACTTGTCCCAAGAACTTTTTCATAATCAGTTATTAATTTTGTACAAGCCTCGTGAAACAGCTCTTTTTCCATATGAATCATTCTACCAAGGATTGCTAAAGCTCCACATAATGCTCCACAAGTTCTTCCGCAACCCATTCCGCCACCAAAAGCTGTAACTACTTCTACTATACTTTCATCAAGTCCCAGATTATAATATTTGTTACTAGCTAAAAATAGTGATTCTGCACAGTTCAGCCCTCTTCCTAAATAATATTCCTTTGCAACATCTTTTAACATCTCATTCCCCTTTTATTTTTGAGTTTTTCCTATGGATATTATAGCAAATACCAAAAGCACTGCTCCCATAAATTGTTGTAATGTAAGAAGATTTCCATTGAAAATATAATCAAATACCACAGATGAAATTGGAAAAGCTAGCTCACATATTGTAGCCACACTTGCGTCAATATATCTTAGCCCTCTATAGTATATCATTATTGCCATACTACCACTTGTTAACATTATAGTTATAAATATTCCCCATTGATAAGGTGTCACTTGGGTAAAATATTTAAAATCTCCATTTAATAAAACAAATATAAAAGTTACAATACTCGTAAAGAAAAATCTTGTATAAAGTGCTGTTATAAATGATGAGTTAGTCAAAATTCTTTTCCCAAATACAGTGGAACTTCCAAAAGAAAATGCAGCTAAAAGTGCAAGTCCACAAGCAGGAAGTATATTATCACTTCCAGTTGAGTGAGGGAGAGCAAATTCAAAAGTCATCACATATCCACCAATCATTGCAAGAAGAGTTAAGAAACAAAAGTTTTTTCCAAGTTTTTCCTTAAGAATTAACCTTGCAAGAATCAGAGCAAATATAGGCTGACACTTTTGAAGTAAAGTTACCACTGTAAGGTGTTGAAAGTTTACCAAAAACAACGCCTTTACAATAGATAAAGTCCCCAAACTTCCACCAAATAAAGCTATACAAAAATAATAAAAAAGATCTTTTTTAGGAAGAGCCACTATATTCTTCATCTCTCTCTTACCAAAAAGAAAGCTCATAAAAACAAAGGGAACAAAATGAAGTATAAACACTACAAAAGGAACTCCCAATTTAAAAAGTCTTGGAGTAAGTACTATCCCGTCTAGTCCCCAAAGAGAGGCTGCAAAACACACAAGCCCAGCTCCTAGATATTTTTTATTTACATTTTCCAATTTTTTCTCCTTCTATCTTCTAAAATAAACTAATTTGGTTTGTTTCACTTAAGTCTTTTACTGCATTAAGTGATTTTAGTTTTTCCAAAACAGTTGAAGACATCTTTGTTCTTCTTTTCAAGTCTTCATAAGATATAAATTTATCTATATTTCTTTCATTTAAAATATTATCTACAACACTTGCTCCAAGTCCAGCTATTCCCATAAGTGGTACTCTTACTTTACCATCTTCAACAGTAAATCTAAATCCTTCAGATTTATAAAGGTCAATTCCTAAAAATTCAAATCCTCTAGCATACATCTCCACTACTATTTCACAGATTGCCACTTGAGTTTTCTTCTTAACATCAAGTTTTGGCTCTTTTGAGAGCTCAGCTAGTTTTGCTTTTGCAAGGTCTTTATTACCCATTATTTCAAAATCAAAATCCTCTATCTTACGTGTTAAGTAAGCTGCATAAAAAGCTAGTGGATAGTGGATTTTAAAATATGCTATTCTCATTGCCATCATAACATAAGCTGTGGCGTGTCCCTTAGGGAACATATATTTTATTCTTTTACAAGATTCAATATACCACTCTTTTACATTTTTTTCTTTCATCATATCAGAGTATTTTTCCCACTGCTCCGGCTCTTTAGATGGCTTACCTTTTCTTACGAACTCCATTATCTTAAATGCCACACCTTTTTCCATTCCGTTATCAATTAGGTAGTTCATTATGTCGTCCCTTACTGTTATAACTTCTGAAAGAGTGGCTGTCCCTTGTCTTATAAATTCTTGGGCATTGTTTAGCCAAACGTCTGTACCGTGAGAAAGCCCAGATATTCTTACAAGCTCAGCAAATGTTTTAGGCAAAGTATCCTCTAGCATCTGTCTTACAAATCCTGTTCCAAACTCTGGTACTCCATAAGTTCCTACAACAGAACCGATGTCTTCAGGAGTTACCCCAAGTATTTCAGTTCCTGAGAAAATTTTCAAAGTATCTGGGTCAGCTATTGGTATATCATAGACATTTACCCCAGTGTATTCTTGTAAAAGTTTTATTGTTGTAGGGTCGTCGTGTCCTAGTATATCAAGTTTTACTAGCTGTTCGTCCATAACGTGATAATCAAAATGTGTTGTGATTGAATCATTTGTTACATCATTTGCAGGGTGTTGTATAGGACAGAAATCAAATACCTCTTTATATTTTGGTACGATTACCATTCCTCCCGGGTGTTGCCCTGTTGTCTTTTTAGCTCCCTCTACTCTTGAGGCTTTTCTTATTATTTCAGCCTTAGATATATTCAAATGGTGATCCTCATAGTATTTTTTTACATAACCAATGGCGTTTTTATCAGCCAGTGTTGATATTGTACCAGCTTTAAATACGTTTGATTTTCCGAAAAGCTCCTCACAATATCTGTGAATTTCTGATTGATATTCCCCTGAAAAGTTAAGGTCAATATCTGGTACTTTATCCCCATTAAATCCCATAAATACTTCAAATGGTATTGAGTGTCCATCTCTTTTAAGTGGTCTTCCACATTTTGGGCAGATTTTTTCTGGAAGGTCAACTCCAGCTCCCTCTCTTTCTATAAACTCAGAATATTTACACTCCTCGTTTGTACAGATATAGTGTGGATAAAGAGCATTAACCTCAGTAATTCCCATCATAAAAGCAACAAGTGATGAACCAACAGACCCCCTTGATCCAACCAAGTATCCATTATCTAGGGATTTTTTTACAAGTTTTTGAGCTGATAGATATAAAACTGAGAATCCGTGACCGATAATAGCCGTTAACTCTCTTTCAAGTCTTGCCTCAACTATTTTTGGAAGTGGATTACCATATATTTCATAAGCTCTTGTATATGTCATATCCCTTACTATATCTTCAGCATTATCAAGCTCAGGTGGGAAGAATCCGTCTGGGATAGGTTGAATTTTTTCTATCTCATCGGATATTTTATTTGTATTAGTTATTACTATTTCGTGAGCTATCTCCTCACCTAAATATGAAAATTCTTTTAAAACTTCATCAGTAGTTCTAAAATAAAATCCATTATCTATTGTATATTGTCTTTCGTTAAATACATTTCCACTACCATAAAGCAAGATACTTCTTATATCTTTTTCCTCTCTATCAAGATAGTGTACATTTGAACTAGCTGTTACAAGCTTTCCGTGAGATTTAGCCACTTGATAAAGATACCTATTCATCTCTTCGATAGCTTTATATGAGCTAATTCTATTTGTTCCATCTTCTTCTATAAATTCATTATAATTTTCTTTTGGAAGAAGTTCCACATAATCATAAAAATCTATGGCACTTTCTAGTCCTTTAAAGTTCCAATCAAGATAATTAAGAGCAAGTTCCCCAGTATTCATAAAATGAACTGTGTTACAAGCTCCTATAAATAATCCCTCTCTAAAGTTTTCTATCTCACTTTTCTTAACTCTCGCTTTTTTATTACCAAAGTTATCCTTATGAGCAAAAGAAACTAATTTATAAATATTTTTTAAACCTGTTTGGTTTTTAGCAAGGACTAAAATATTTATTGTATCTTGTTTTTGAATATTTATTGGGAAAGCTGTATTTAAATCCTCTAGTTTTTTAGCTCCCTTTTCAAAATATCTATCTAAGAAAATTTTAAACATTCCTGCAGTAGCTTGTGAGTCATCAACTGCTCTATGGTGGCTTTCTAATGCTACTCCTAATTTTTTAGTTAGTGGTCCAAGTCCATAACTTTTAAATTCAGGTAACACATCTCTTGCCATTTGAAGTGTATCTATAACACTTGGATCATAATCAATCCCTAAAACTTTTTTGCAGTCACGTCTTATAAAACTCATATCAAATTTTGCATTATGAGCTACCATTGTGGCATCTCCCACAAATTCCATAAATTTTGGAAGAACGTCCTCAATAAATCCAGCATTTTCAAGCATACCGTCGTTTATATTAGTCAGATTTTTTATTTTTTCAGGTACTCTGTTTCTAGGTTTTACAAATTCTGAGAACTTATCTACTATACGAGTTCCCTGCATCTTTATAGCACCTATCTCTATTATTTCGTGTTCGTGGGAATTAAGACCTGTTGTTTCCAAGTCAAATACCACAAATGTTTCTTCCTCTATATTAATATCTTTAGGTTTTGTAATCATAGGTTTTGAATCATCTACCATATACATTTCACAACCTAAGATAACTTTAAAATTCTCATCTTTTTTAGTTTGTTTATAGGCAAATGGGAAAGTATGGACAACTGAATAATCTGTTATTGCAAGACTAGTTTGTCCATAAGATTTGGCTCTTTTGATAAGATCTCCTATCTCAGTAACTCCAACCATTTCACTCATTTTACTATGAGTGTGTAACTCTACCATTTTTTCTTCTGAAGTATCTACTTTTAGCGTTTTCTCTCTTTCAATTTTATTTAGAGATGAGATTATAAGGACTTCTTCGTTGTCACTAAAGGTATCTATCTGTTTTTTTCCACTTACTCTTATAAACTCCCCAACTTTTACCTCTAAATTATCATCTGGTTTAACAAACATCTTTGTTGTAACAGAGTTTTTATTATCTGTTATCCTCATAATATAAAGGAAGTTACCAGTCTTTAACTCTTTTTTCTCAAAATTAAATACCTCTCCCTCTAGTACACATACATCATTATCATAGATATCTGCAAACTCATCTATTGAAATTGGAGTTCCCTTAATCTCTTTAGTTTTTCTAGCTGAAACAGCATTATATTTTTTCTCCCCTTGAGGTTTATCCTCTTTTGGTGCTTGAGAGGCTTTTTGATTTTCTGTATCTATTTTTTGACTAAGGGTTATTATAGTATTTTCTTTCTCTTTTTCTATCTCCTCTATCTCTTTGGCAAAGTCCCCAGCCACAAAGGATACCTTAAAATCATTTATCCCATACTCAGATAAAAGTGATTCTATTTTTAGATTTATTTTTGATTCATATAGAGTTTCGATAGCCATATCATTTTTAAGCTCGATAAATATATTTTTTTCATCAATTCTCACTCTATACAAAAATAGAAATGATTTTGAAACAGCATTCTTAAGTTTTAATTTTTCAATAGCTTTCTCTACTATTTCACTTAAAATTTTTTGAGTTATTTGAAGATTTTCATATTCAATAGAAAATTCAACAGAAAGACTATCTCCGAACTTCTTATGCAGATCCTCACAGACAATATCTGTTTCACACAAGCAAGTTGGGTCTTTTAGCTGACAACTAATTTTTAATTTTTTATATAAATCCTCATATATTATCTCTTTTACCATTAGATTTTTTGCACCAATGTGATGAAAAAAATCTGGCTTGGTAGAAACCCTTGTCTTCCTGCTCATCTTTTCCCCTCTTCCTTACACAAAAAATTAATTTTCTCCAAAAATTCTATCTAAAATAATAGCCACAGCAGCTCTTACTGATAGGTGGTTATATTTTGTAGTTCCTCTGATTGGCTCTAGTATAAAGTCTGACATATCCATTACTTCTTGGATAAGTCCCCAACCAGTTCCAAATAAAAATAGATATGGTTTGTCATCATTAAATATTTTTTCAGAAAGCCCTTTATAGCTTATTGAGTTTGGGAAAGTATGAGCTGATGTTGTGATAATCACTGGTTTTTGCCCCTCTCTTTCTTCAATATCTTTTATAGCTTGTTCTATTGATACTTTTACTCTTGTATTTACAAAAGCTGATTCTCTATCTTTATTGTATTCTCCACCACTTCCATCTTGCCAATACCCTATAATTCTTTCAGTAAGTTGTTTTTGTGCATCAAGTGGCACTATTAAATCATACTCTTTTATATTATAAGTTCTACAACTTCTTGATATATCGTGAATATCAAAGTTTGTAACAGAAGTACAAACTACACTTTTATTTTTATTATATACTGGATAGTGAACTAATCCTAAATAAACTTTATCTCTCACTTTCTTCATCTCCTAATTTTTTATCTTCTTGCTCTTTTAATTCTTTTAACATCTCATTAAAAAGTTTCTTTTCTGTTTTGTCAAACTCCCTACCTTCTAAAAGGTCAGGTCTTCTCAGATATGTTCTCTTAAGGCTCTCCTTTATTCTCCACTCTCTTATTTTTTTGTGGTTTCCTGACATCAATACTTCTGGCACTTTTAGCCCCTCGTATTCAGCAGGTCTTGTATATTGTGGAAAGTCCAAAAGCCCATTAAAAAAAGAATCGTTTTCATAGGACTCTTTTGTAATTACCCCGGGGATTAAACGAGAGATAGCATCAACCATTACCATTGCAGGAAGTTCCCCACCTGTTAGTACAAAATCTCCAATTGATATTTCCATATCAACTTTTTCTTCTACTACCCTTTCATCTATCCCCTCATAGTGTCCAGCTATTATTGTTATCTCCTCTTCCTTTCCAAGTTCTATTGCTAACTTTTGATTAAAAGTTACCCCTTGAGGAGAGGTATATATAACTTTTCCACCTACTGTTTCTAAAGCACGAAAAAGAGGTTCTGGTTTCATAACCATTCCCCCTTCTCCTCCATAAGGGATATCATCTGCCTGTTTATGTTTATCAAAGCAAAAATCCCTAATATTTATAATGTTAATATCTATAAGATTATTTTTAATAGCTTTTCCTATGATACTTTGAGTTTTAAAACCTTGAAACAATTCTGGAAATAAAGTTAAAATATTTATTTTCAATTTTAAACCTCGTTTCTTTTATTTTTGTTTATATACATTATTTATTTTCTTCTTTTGATTTATCTTCTAACATACCTTCCCAAAGGTCAACTGTTATCTTTCTTCCATCAAAATCTATATCTTTTACAAAGTTCTCAAGATTTGGAATCATAGCCTCTGTGTTTTCAGTTTCCACAACTAAAATTTCGTGAGCTGCTGTATCAAATACCTCTGTTACTTTTCCTATATTTTGTCCTTCTAAAGTTACAACTTCCAT
Coding sequences:
- a CDS encoding RNA methyltransferase, which translates into the protein MRDKVYLGLVHYPVYNKNKSVVCTSVTNFDIHDISRSCRTYNIKEYDLIVPLDAQKQLTERIIGYWQDGSGGEYNKDRESAFVNTRVKVSIEQAIKDIEEREGQKPVIITTSAHTFPNSISYKGLSEKIFNDDKPYLFLFGTGWGLIQEVMDMSDFILEPIRGTTKYNHLSVRAAVAIILDRIFGEN
- a CDS encoding nitroreductase family protein — its product is MKFEELQMIRESCRVYSEKRVSREDLTHLVDVARFSPSGCNSQPWKFIIIDEEDARQKVIDSFQDENINGCPWGDKVPAFIVICEEKAKLMPGVAEHYGSQHFAQMDIGMASMALCYEATAMGLGTCMIGSMNQERIKKSLGIPSDVVVRLIITVGYPKAKTEPRKKIRKDFDEVVSYNRY
- the trmD gene encoding tRNA (guanosine(37)-N1)-methyltransferase TrmD, translated to MKINILTLFPELFQGFKTQSIIGKAIKNNLIDINIINIRDFCFDKHKQADDIPYGGEGGMVMKPEPLFRALETVGGKVIYTSPQGVTFNQKLAIELGKEEEITIIAGHYEGIDERVVEEKVDMEISIGDFVLTGGELPAMVMVDAISRLIPGVITKESYENDSFFNGLLDFPQYTRPAEYEGLKVPEVLMSGNHKKIREWRIKESLKRTYLRRPDLLEGREFDKTEKKLFNEMLKELKEQEDKKLGDEESER
- a CDS encoding C-GCAxxG-C-C family (seleno)protein encodes the protein MLKDVAKEYYLGRGLNCAESLFLASNKYYNLGLDESIVEVVTAFGGGMGCGRTCGALCGALAILGRMIHMEKELFHEACTKLITDYEKVLGTSECAILKERYKTEEERCFKTVELSADIFEKFIEEIAPEYKK
- a CDS encoding WYL domain-containing protein; translation: MKKIRVTVPEDIWRMMKNDIEDFKINNNKLCNYILEQLKYKKEIDIEKELESQGRPLKKIIQFDLNVANREIYYDVLKDNGVDVEAEFFRELFERYCSKFKYIRELFIFQDTVRKILDAIKEKKKLKLKYGTKLTTVEPYFIKRDEQGDENYLFCYCDTEKTYYNYKLKDLEVISILEEKIKGKDKKYIDNVRKRFDPFLGNGNFVKVRLSEEGQKLLKGLTNYRPRLVEKDEDIYIFEASNENAKLYFRQFSKEAIILEPVELREEMKQDFLEALKNY
- a CDS encoding PolC-type DNA polymerase III; this encodes MSRKTRVSTKPDFFHHIGAKNLMVKEIIYEDLYKKLKISCQLKDPTCLCETDIVCEDLHKKFGDSLSVEFSIEYENLQITQKILSEIVEKAIEKLKLKNAVSKSFLFLYRVRIDEKNIFIELKNDMAIETLYESKINLKIESLLSEYGINDFKVSFVAGDFAKEIEEIEKEKENTIITLSQKIDTENQKASQAPKEDKPQGEKKYNAVSARKTKEIKGTPISIDEFADIYDNDVCVLEGEVFNFEKKELKTGNFLYIMRITDNKNSVTTKMFVKPDDNLEVKVGEFIRVSGKKQIDTFSDNEEVLIISSLNKIEREKTLKVDTSEEKMVELHTHSKMSEMVGVTEIGDLIKRAKSYGQTSLAITDYSVVHTFPFAYKQTKKDENFKVILGCEMYMVDDSKPMITKPKDINIEEETFVVFDLETTGLNSHEHEIIEIGAIKMQGTRIVDKFSEFVKPRNRVPEKIKNLTNINDGMLENAGFIEDVLPKFMEFVGDATMVAHNAKFDMSFIRRDCKKVLGIDYDPSVIDTLQMARDVLPEFKSYGLGPLTKKLGVALESHHRAVDDSQATAGMFKIFLDRYFEKGAKKLEDLNTAFPINIQKQDTINILVLAKNQTGLKNIYKLVSFAHKDNFGNKKARVKKSEIENFREGLFIGACNTVHFMNTGELALNYLDWNFKGLESAIDFYDYVELLPKENYNEFIEEDGTNRISSYKAIEEMNRYLYQVAKSHGKLVTASSNVHYLDREEKDIRSILLYGSGNVFNERQYTIDNGFYFRTTDEVLKEFSYLGEEIAHEIVITNTNKISDEIEKIQPIPDGFFPPELDNAEDIVRDMTYTRAYEIYGNPLPKIVEARLERELTAIIGHGFSVLYLSAQKLVKKSLDNGYLVGSRGSVGSSLVAFMMGITEVNALYPHYICTNEECKYSEFIEREGAGVDLPEKICPKCGRPLKRDGHSIPFEVFMGFNGDKVPDIDLNFSGEYQSEIHRYCEELFGKSNVFKAGTISTLADKNAIGYVKKYYEDHHLNISKAEIIRKASRVEGAKKTTGQHPGGMVIVPKYKEVFDFCPIQHPANDVTNDSITTHFDYHVMDEQLVKLDILGHDDPTTIKLLQEYTGVNVYDIPIADPDTLKIFSGTEILGVTPEDIGSVVGTYGVPEFGTGFVRQMLEDTLPKTFAELVRISGLSHGTDVWLNNAQEFIRQGTATLSEVITVRDDIMNYLIDNGMEKGVAFKIMEFVRKGKPSKEPEQWEKYSDMMKEKNVKEWYIESCKRIKYMFPKGHATAYVMMAMRIAYFKIHYPLAFYAAYLTRKIEDFDFEIMGNKDLAKAKLAELSKEPKLDVKKKTQVAICEIVVEMYARGFEFLGIDLYKSEGFRFTVEDGKVRVPLMGIAGLGASVVDNILNERNIDKFISYEDLKRRTKMSSTVLEKLKSLNAVKDLSETNQISLF
- a CDS encoding DMT family transporter is translated as MENVNKKYLGAGLVCFAASLWGLDGIVLTPRLFKLGVPFVVFILHFVPFVFMSFLFGKREMKNIVALPKKDLFYYFCIALFGGSLGTLSIVKALFLVNFQHLTVVTLLQKCQPIFALILARLILKEKLGKNFCFLTLLAMIGGYVMTFEFALPHSTGSDNILPACGLALLAAFSFGSSTVFGKRILTNSSFITALYTRFFFTSIVTFIFVLLNGDFKYFTQVTPYQWGIFITIMLTSGSMAIMIYYRGLRYIDASVATICELAFPISSVVFDYIFNGNLLTLQQFMGAVLLVFAIISIGKTQK